Proteins from a single region of Geothrix sp. PMB-07:
- the nusG gene encoding transcription termination/antitermination protein NusG: protein MEHLRQRIKMEERDESFGDIQIPEETYEEMKVDAKSGKKERVVKKRKSFPGYLLVQIQVERKPDGSVEMADADWHLVRNTPKVTSFVGANKKRPTPLTDEEVRQIMHHTEETQEKPKPKYHFEKGEKVRIIDGPFANFEGDVEEIHEERSTIKVMVTVFGRSTPVELDFIQVEKR, encoded by the coding sequence ATGGAGCATCTCCGTCAGCGCATCAAGATGGAAGAGCGCGACGAGAGCTTCGGCGACATCCAGATCCCCGAAGAGACCTACGAAGAGATGAAGGTCGACGCGAAGTCCGGCAAGAAGGAGCGTGTCGTCAAGAAGCGCAAGTCGTTCCCTGGCTACCTGCTCGTGCAGATCCAGGTGGAGCGCAAGCCCGATGGTTCTGTCGAGATGGCCGATGCCGATTGGCACCTGGTCCGCAACACGCCCAAGGTCACGAGCTTCGTGGGGGCCAACAAGAAGCGGCCCACGCCCCTGACGGACGAGGAAGTCCGCCAGATCATGCACCACACCGAAGAGACGCAGGAAAAGCCCAAGCCGAAGTACCACTTCGAGAAGGGCGAGAAGGTTCGCATCATCGATGGCCCCTTCGCCAATTTCGAGGGCGACGTGGAGGAGATCCACGAGGAACGCTCCACCATCAAGGTGATGGTGACGGTCTTCGGCCGTTCCACCCCCGTCGAACTGGATTTCATCCAGGTCGAGAAACGGTGA
- the secE gene encoding preprotein translocase subunit SecE → MIGAIKQQAKDLAAELNRVDWPSKEKVMASAWTVVVVSVFVGAFLWAVDYVFTKGFAFFFLKAR, encoded by the coding sequence TCAAGCAACAGGCCAAAGATCTTGCGGCCGAGCTCAACCGGGTGGATTGGCCCAGCAAAGAGAAGGTCATGGCCTCCGCATGGACCGTGGTGGTCGTTTCGGTGTTCGTCGGGGCGTTCCTTTGGGCCGTGGACTATGTGTTTACCAAGGGCTTCGCGTTCTTCTTCCTGAAGGCCCGCTGA